One window from the genome of Bufo bufo chromosome 4, aBufBuf1.1, whole genome shotgun sequence encodes:
- the LOC120999372 gene encoding zinc finger protein OZF-like produces the protein MEEWEYLEEHKDLYKDVMMENHQSLTSPGKDGMNDSNEHLHLSNEAEDNNATQDNSITPNVPSVLHSEDLSTDTAGHKMLSANQSLIVETRTGHRWEEIFSHGKDFKKKCDLYLYEKIHKDKKPYSCSECGKCFSQISDLDIHQITHTEEKPFPCSKSGEYFSWKSSLVEHLRIDTEEKPFSCSECGIYFTQESALLYHYQRTHQQEKPFSCSDCGKCFSQKAYLERHHRTHTGEKPFPCPECGKCFSQKTSIVEHLRIHTGEKPFSCPECGACFAHKSTLIRHQITHNIEKPFSCLECGKCFTQKSDLDRHQRTHTGEKPYSCSECGKHFSRKSYLVQHLRIHTGEKPFSCSDCGICFAHHSTLLHHQRTHKKEKPFSCSECGKCFSQKSDLDRHQKTHTGEKPFPCSECGKCLSRKSFLVEHLRIHTEEKPFSCSECGACFTHKTSLLNHQRTHTGEKPFSCSEYGKSFSQK, from the exons atggaggagtgggagtatttagaagaacacaaggatctgtacaaggacgtcatgatggagaaTCACCAGTCCCTCACATCACCGG GTAAAGATGGGATGAATGACTCCAATGAACATCTCCATTTATCTAATGAAGCAGAAGATAACAATGCCACACAAGATAATTCAATAactcctaatgtaccttcagtccTTCACAGTGAAGATCTATCCACCGATACTGCTGGGCACAAGATGCTTTCAGCTAATCAATCACTCATTGTCGAAACAAGAACTGGACATAGATGGGAGGAAATATTTTCACATgggaaagattttaaaaagaaatGTGATCTTTATTTATATGAGAAAATTCACAAAGATaaaaagccatattcatgctcagaatgtgggaaatgttttagtcaaaTATCAGATCTTGATATACATCAGATAactcacacagaggagaagccatttCCGTGTTCAAAATCTGGGGAATATTTTAGTTGGAAATCatctcttgtggaacatctaagaattgacacagaagagaagccattttcgtgttcagaatgtggaatatATTTTACCCAGGAATCAGCTCTTCTTTATCATTATCAGAGAACTCACCAacaagagaagccattttcatgttcagattgtgggaaatgttttagccaAAAAGCGTATCTTGAGAGACATCATAGAACTCAcactggagagaagccatttccatgtcctgaatgtgggaagtgttttagtcagaagacatctattgtggaacatctaagaattcacacaggagagaagccattttcctgCCCAGAATGTGGAGCCTGTTTTGCCCATAAATCAACTCTTATTCGCCATCAGATAACTCACAACatagaaaagccattttcatgtttagaatgtgggaaatgttttacccaaAAGTCAGATCTTgatagacatcagagaactcacacaggagagaagccatattcatgttcagaatgtgggaaacattTTAGTCGGAAATCATATCTTGTGCAACatctaagaattcacacaggagagaagccgttttcatgctcAGATTGTGGAATATGTTTTGCCCATCATTCAACTCTTCTTcatcatcagagaactcacaaaaaagagaagccattttcatgttcagaatgtggaaaatgttttagccAGAAATCTGATCTTGATagacatcagaaaactcacacaggagaaaaaccaTTTCCATGTtccgaatgtgggaaatgtttaagTCGGAAATCATTTCTAGTGGAACATCTAAGAattcacacagaggagaagccattttcatgctcagaatgtggagcTTGTTTTACCCATAAAACATCTCTTCTTaatcatcagagaactcacacaggggagaagccattttcatgctcggaATATGGGAAATCTTTTAGCCAGAAATGA